A stretch of DNA from Spirosoma endbachense:
GTTCTCGATGGGGCCGACGCCGTGATGCTAAGTGCCGAAACAGCTTCTGGTAAATACCCGATTCTGGCGGTCGAGAGTATGGCCAATACCATTTTGCAGGTTGAAAACACAACCGACAAGATTTATTATCGGTATCACGCCTACGTTAATGAACATCCGAGCGAAAATGTCATTAATGACAACGTCGTTATGAGTGCCTGCCGTCTGGCACGCGACACCAAGGCGAAAGCGGTTATCGGGATTACCAATTCGGGCTATACAGCAGTACGGCTATCGCATCACCGGCCTAAAGCTGACTTGTTTGTCTTCTCCAACGATCCGCAACTACGCAACACGCTCGGGTTGTACTGGGGTGTTCAGGTGTTACCTTACGAGCCAAACCCTGAGCTAACGGTCGATCAGACTGTAGAAGGTATCAAACAGACGCTGATCAGTCAGGGCAAGCTGGCTTCCGGCGATATTTTTATCAATACCCTCAGTATGCCACTCACACAGGCTCGCCGAACCAATACGGTGAAGCTAAGTTCTGTCGATTAATGATTAGAGCCAATTTTCGGATTGGCTCTAACGACTAAAAAGCCGCGAAACCAAGGGTCATCGCGGCTTTTCCGTTCTCACTGAAAATGGAGATTTTTATTAGTTTATGTTTTTAGATGTCTGCTTTCCGTAAGCAATCATCCAGAAACATAAACCCAATTATGCTTTTTCTTCTTCTGTTTCGGCGGCCGATGCTTCGGCAGGCGTTTCCTCTGTAGATGCCTCTGCCGATTCGTCAGTTGGTTTTTCGAACACTTCGGGCGCGTATTGACGCAGAATGCCGAACCACACAATTAATTTTTTAATATCAGCCTGCCGAACCCGTTCGCGATCATAATCAGGCACAACCGACGCCATAAAATCGGCTAGTTCGCTGGGTGATCCTTTTGGATCAACGGTCAGTGTTTCGCCATATTTATCATTGACAGCCAACAGCACATCAGCAAGCGGAATCGACTGATCGGCCGTATCGACGTAAATCGAAATATCGTTCAGAACCGACACCCGAGCCGTTGGGCCCATCATTGTTTTAGCCTTCTTGTCGTCCAGCGATTCAACA
This window harbors:
- a CDS encoding DUF5606 family protein — encoded protein: MEALKQIANIAGQSGLFRILKPSRNGVIVESLDDKKAKTMMGPTARVSVLNDISIYVDTADQSIPLADVLLAVNDKYGETLTVDPKGSPSELADFMASVVPDYDRERVRQADIKKLIVWFGILRQYAPEVFEKPTDESAEASTEETPAEASAAETEEEKA